Proteins encoded in a region of the Stieleria neptunia genome:
- a CDS encoding RNA polymerase sigma factor, producing the protein MMDAAFDSLFEDRRVYQRTSTRRASMEKSLTQPEFARAVSAGLPKLIAIARRLSGDEDIAAEAVQNALLKASKSWRKFRGQSHVDTWLTKIVIHAVRDGMASQRRHLEHNEPKPQAPSERQCENLVDPERGPSQQVLDAEIRNAVAAAVRELPDRQREVFSLMIWQSMTARDVGQLLDITPQTVHANLHAARKRLRELLGPFVSDDQD; encoded by the coding sequence ATGATGGATGCCGCGTTTGACAGTCTGTTCGAAGATCGTCGGGTCTATCAACGCACATCCACGCGGCGGGCGTCGATGGAAAAATCATTGACCCAACCCGAATTTGCCCGAGCGGTCTCGGCGGGGCTGCCAAAACTGATCGCGATCGCACGGCGGTTGTCCGGAGATGAGGACATCGCGGCCGAGGCGGTCCAAAACGCATTGCTGAAAGCATCCAAATCATGGCGAAAGTTTCGAGGCCAATCGCATGTCGACACGTGGCTCACCAAAATCGTGATTCACGCCGTTCGCGATGGAATGGCATCCCAGCGACGGCATTTGGAACACAACGAACCCAAACCACAGGCCCCATCGGAGCGGCAGTGCGAAAACCTGGTTGATCCGGAACGCGGGCCGTCCCAGCAAGTGCTCGATGCAGAAATCCGAAACGCCGTCGCGGCGGCGGTGCGAGAGCTTCCGGATCGACAACGGGAAGTTTTTAGTTTGATGATTTGGCAAAGCATGACGGCGCGAGACGTCGGCCAGTTGCTGGACATCACGCCGCAAACCGTTCACGCCAATCTGCATGCCGCGCGAAAACGACTGCGTGAATTGCTCGGCCCCTTCGTTAGCGATGATCAGGATTGA
- the ald gene encoding alanine dehydrogenase, whose product MIIGVPKEVKSDEYRVALLPVGVEELVARGHRVIVESSAGVGSGLPDEDYLRAGAELAASGADVFEQADLIVKVKEPQPEEFALIRSGQLLFTYFHLAASRELTDAMIDSGATCFAYETLRDAKGRLPLLTPMSEVAGRMSIQQGAKYLERPQMGRGILLGGVPGVPPAHITILGGGIVGSNAAKIAAGFQADVAILDVDLDRLRYLDDIMPANVNTLYSDRHTILEQIQRADLVVGSVLIPGAKAPQLVRKEDLRLMKPGSVVIDVAVDQGGCIETTRPTTHGNPTFIVDDVVHYCVANMPGAVGRTSTFALCNATTPWVIRLAELGGQGAIDAAGPLRESVNVHQRTITNAAVANAFGMPHCDW is encoded by the coding sequence ATGATTATTGGCGTTCCCAAGGAAGTGAAATCCGATGAATACCGTGTCGCCCTGCTGCCGGTCGGCGTCGAAGAACTGGTAGCCCGCGGTCACCGTGTGATCGTGGAATCGTCTGCGGGAGTCGGGTCGGGTCTGCCCGATGAAGACTACCTTCGGGCCGGAGCGGAATTGGCCGCGTCGGGTGCGGACGTGTTCGAGCAGGCCGACCTGATCGTGAAAGTCAAGGAACCGCAACCGGAAGAGTTTGCACTGATTCGCTCGGGCCAATTGCTGTTCACCTACTTTCACCTCGCCGCCAGCCGCGAGTTGACCGATGCGATGATCGACTCCGGCGCGACGTGCTTCGCGTACGAAACCTTGCGTGACGCGAAAGGGCGGTTGCCGCTGTTGACGCCGATGAGCGAAGTGGCCGGGCGGATGAGTATTCAGCAAGGTGCCAAGTACCTGGAACGCCCCCAGATGGGCCGCGGGATTTTGCTCGGCGGAGTGCCCGGTGTTCCGCCGGCACACATCACGATTCTCGGCGGCGGGATCGTCGGATCCAACGCGGCAAAGATCGCGGCTGGCTTCCAAGCCGACGTCGCGATTCTGGATGTCGACCTGGACCGGTTGCGTTATCTCGATGACATCATGCCGGCCAACGTCAACACGTTGTACAGCGATCGCCACACGATCCTGGAGCAAATCCAACGGGCCGATCTGGTCGTCGGTTCGGTGCTGATCCCGGGCGCCAAAGCACCGCAACTGGTGCGCAAGGAAGACCTGCGACTGATGAAACCGGGAAGCGTGGTGATCGATGTCGCCGTCGATCAGGGCGGCTGCATCGAAACCACTCGCCCGACGACCCACGGCAACCCGACCTTCATCGTCGATGACGTCGTCCACTACTGCGTCGCCAACATGCCCGGCGCCGTGGGCCGCACCAGCACGTTCGCCCTGTGCAACGCGACGACGCCCTGGGTGATCCGATTGGCCGAACTGGGCGGCCAGGGGGCGATCGACGCCGCCGGCCCGTTGCGAGAGTCCGTCAATGTCCACCAACGCACCATCACCAACGCGGCCGTCGCCAACGCCTTCGGAATGCCGCATTGCGACTGGTAG